A section of the Spirosoma pollinicola genome encodes:
- a CDS encoding serine O-acetyltransferase has product MSLINEVFFLKSNTKGLLFIVAFRVSAFFSKNFFLKIVGFPIRTVYKISVQWVLGIDISDTTIIGENFNVFHGHGLVINRQTVIGNNVTVRQNTTVGSAKDNGKSPVIGNNVNIGANSVVIGNITIGDNSLIAAGSVVLKDVPSNTVVAGNPAVVIKIMKVNE; this is encoded by the coding sequence ATGTCACTTATCAATGAAGTATTTTTTTTGAAGTCTAACACGAAGGGTTTATTATTTATTGTCGCGTTTCGCGTAAGTGCCTTTTTTTCGAAGAATTTCTTCTTAAAAATAGTAGGCTTTCCAATTAGGACAGTTTATAAGATTAGCGTACAGTGGGTTTTAGGTATTGACATTTCTGATACAACTATTATTGGTGAAAATTTTAATGTATTTCATGGACATGGATTAGTTATCAATAGACAGACTGTTATTGGCAACAATGTGACGGTTCGCCAAAATACTACAGTAGGTAGCGCAAAAGATAATGGTAAAAGCCCGGTAATTGGCAACAATGTTAATATCGGTGCTAATTCGGTAGTTATTGGAAATATTACAATAGGTGATAATTCGTTAATTGCGGCCGGTAGTGTAGTTCTTAAAGATGTACCTTCTAATACTGTTGTAGCTGGTAATCCTGCTGTGGTCATTAAAATTATGAAAGTTAATGAATAA
- a CDS encoding galactosyltransferase-related protein: MVVGGVFSINKKYYDAVHGMNESFKRCEDFDFGLRFAQKGIFLTRLNETIVNHHTVSCMSYSRMKTMMLSGDFFYVGLLDRKHIANRCFLKILFRNSYSALFLLFCLLLIPFVRFNGIFPYIILLLVRSFFQVVSIKHHFGNFFSFF, encoded by the coding sequence GTGGTAGTAGGAGGAGTATTTTCTATTAATAAAAAATATTATGATGCTGTTCATGGAATGAATGAATCGTTTAAAAGATGTGAAGATTTTGATTTTGGTCTTAGATTTGCTCAAAAAGGAATTTTCTTAACTAGACTTAACGAAACTATTGTAAATCATCATACGGTTAGTTGTATGAGCTACTCACGTATGAAAACTATGATGCTGTCTGGCGACTTTTTCTATGTAGGTCTGTTAGATAGGAAACATATAGCTAATCGCTGCTTTTTGAAAATACTTTTTCGTAATAGCTACTCTGCTTTGTTTTTATTATTTTGTTTATTGCTAATCCCATTTGTAAGATTTAATGGAATTTTTCCTTATATAATTTTACTCTTGGTTAGGTCATTTTTCCAAGTAGTTTCGATTAAGCATCACTTCGGAAATTTTTTTAGTTTTTTTTAA
- a CDS encoding tetratricopeptide repeat-containing sensor histidine kinase, translating to MRVIRLVFLLVVCLSLSKAQGQDSLRSALRVQLDSHPQADTFRVNQLNELAYLWRADNDQQTIKLSQEALALSRKLHYRRGEAMALLGLGTGYDSYTTSANVLAYLEQARKLFIQLNDQDGLVRVVSQIGWFYTKRGDYVPALTISLQAQQLAEKTGRLELIARAKARLGGLYTILGDYQQGLEMQSATIQLYERINDQVGICRVLNGLGELHRLEGDYDRASRYYTKAIRLAHVLNNPRLAAQAESNLAAVYVAEGNYEEALEMGYKAINVLATSNQTDVVIWTQAVLARAYLKQNQLDNALDYGRRSLTLSRKGGYREAARDANEILAQVYAAKNKFADAYGYQQQYMAYMDTLTGRNTQRQLALLQYNYGLAEKQAQIALLKKDKALQLETAQRQRQLLLGTFVGMALVSGLLFLAYRNNRQKQKANALLQQQKTEIQAQRDQTNQALVELKTTQNQLIQSEKMASLGELTAGIAHEIQNPLNFVNNFAEVSIELIDELADEQAKAHRDPELEADLLVDLKQNLQKINHHGGRASSIVKGMLQHSRASTGQREATDLNALCDEYLRLAYHGLRAKDKTFNALFTVDLDANLGQVSVVPQDISRVLLNLFTNAFYAVQQRQKQAGSESGYQPTVRVSTRCAGSEVVIKVIDNGTLAS from the coding sequence ATGAGGGTCATTCGCTTAGTATTTCTTTTAGTCGTTTGCCTAAGTCTGTCAAAGGCTCAGGGCCAGGATTCGTTGCGGTCTGCATTACGAGTCCAACTGGATAGCCATCCGCAGGCCGATACCTTTCGTGTAAATCAGCTTAATGAACTGGCTTATTTATGGCGTGCTGATAACGATCAACAGACAATTAAGCTTTCGCAGGAGGCTCTGGCTTTGTCACGTAAACTCCACTACAGGCGTGGAGAAGCCATGGCGTTATTGGGACTGGGCACTGGCTACGACAGTTATACTACCTCTGCGAATGTGCTGGCTTATCTGGAACAGGCCCGGAAGTTATTTATCCAATTGAATGATCAGGATGGTTTGGTGCGGGTGGTGAGTCAGATTGGCTGGTTTTATACAAAGCGCGGTGATTATGTACCTGCGCTCACAATTAGCCTGCAAGCTCAGCAACTCGCCGAAAAAACGGGTAGACTGGAATTGATAGCTCGCGCCAAAGCACGGCTGGGTGGATTGTATACCATACTTGGTGATTATCAACAGGGCCTGGAAATGCAATCGGCGACGATTCAGTTATATGAGCGTATCAACGATCAGGTGGGCATATGCCGGGTATTGAATGGGCTGGGTGAACTGCACCGGTTGGAAGGCGATTACGACCGCGCCAGTCGCTACTATACCAAGGCTATTCGACTGGCGCACGTATTGAACAATCCACGGCTGGCGGCTCAGGCCGAAAGTAATCTGGCTGCGGTCTATGTAGCCGAGGGTAATTATGAGGAAGCGCTCGAAATGGGGTATAAGGCCATAAATGTGCTGGCAACGAGTAACCAAACGGATGTGGTCATCTGGACTCAGGCGGTACTGGCGCGGGCTTATCTGAAACAAAATCAACTTGACAATGCGCTGGATTACGGGCGTCGAAGTCTGACCCTGAGTCGAAAAGGTGGATACCGGGAGGCCGCCAGAGATGCCAATGAAATTTTGGCGCAGGTTTATGCGGCAAAAAATAAATTTGCCGATGCCTATGGTTATCAGCAACAGTATATGGCTTACATGGATACCCTCACGGGGCGAAACACCCAGCGACAACTGGCTCTTCTACAATATAATTATGGGCTGGCCGAAAAACAGGCTCAGATTGCTTTGCTGAAAAAAGATAAGGCCTTACAACTGGAAACGGCCCAGCGACAACGACAGTTGCTGCTGGGGACGTTCGTTGGTATGGCGCTGGTTTCAGGACTGCTCTTTTTAGCCTACCGCAATAACCGACAGAAGCAAAAAGCCAACGCGTTACTGCAACAACAAAAAACGGAGATTCAGGCGCAGCGTGATCAGACAAATCAGGCACTCGTTGAGTTGAAGACGACCCAGAACCAACTCATCCAAAGCGAAAAAATGGCCTCTCTGGGCGAACTGACCGCGGGCATCGCCCACGAAATCCAGAACCCCCTTAACTTCGTCAATAACTTCGCCGAGGTCAGCATCGAACTCATCGACGAACTGGCCGACGAACAGGCTAAAGCCCATCGTGACCCCGAGCTGGAAGCCGACCTGCTGGTGGACCTCAAGCAGAATCTGCAAAAGATTAATCATCATGGAGGGCGGGCCTCCTCCATCGTCAAAGGCATGCTCCAGCACTCACGGGCCAGCACGGGGCAGCGCGAAGCCACCGATCTGAACGCGCTCTGTGATGAATACCTGCGGCTGGCCTATCATGGCCTGCGGGCTAAAGACAAAACCTTCAATGCCTTGTTCACCGTCGATCTGGATGCTAATCTGGGTCAGGTGAGTGTAGTGCCCCAGGACATCAGCCGGGTGTTGCTGAACCTGTTCACCAATGCGTTTTATGCGGTTCAGCAGCGCCAGAAGCAGGCGGGCAGTGAATCGGGTTACCAGCCCACGGTGAGAGTGAGCACGCGCTGTGCCGGTAGTGAAGTGGTGATCAAGGTGATCGACAACGGGACGCTAGCTAGCTAG
- a CDS encoding sensor histidine kinase, with amino-acid sequence MLNLFTNAFYAVQQRQKQAGSESGYQPTVRVSTRCAGSEVVIKVIDNGTGMSEEVQQKIFQPFFTTKPTGEGTGLGLSLAYEIITKGHQGSLKVASKEGEGTTFIVTLPA; translated from the coding sequence GTGCTGAACCTGTTCACCAATGCGTTTTATGCGGTTCAGCAGCGCCAGAAGCAGGCGGGCAGTGAATCGGGTTACCAGCCCACGGTGAGAGTGAGCACGCGCTGTGCCGGTAGTGAAGTGGTGATCAAGGTGATCGACAACGGGACGGGTATGTCGGAGGAGGTTCAGCAGAAGATTTTCCAGCCCTTTTTCACCACCAAGCCCACGGGGGAGGGGACGGGGTTGGGTCTGTCGCTGGCTTATGAGATCATCACCAAGGGGCATCAGGGCAGCCTGAAGGTAGCCAGTAAAGAAGGAGAGGGAACAACATTCATTGTAACATTGCCAGCCTGA
- a CDS encoding helix-turn-helix domain-containing protein: protein MPKYKPADYEVLRRRCVELDQAGWKQGPIAQALGLTQGWVSQTLKKYRQQGPLALQWRKPPGAPTRLTPDQLCQLVEELNKGAEHQGFAGAVWTRPRINEVILAS from the coding sequence ATGCCAAAATATAAACCAGCGGATTACGAAGTATTACGACGACGCTGTGTCGAGCTCGATCAGGCGGGCTGGAAACAAGGTCCTATTGCCCAAGCCCTGGGCTTAACTCAAGGCTGGGTTAGTCAGACCCTAAAGAAATATCGTCAACAAGGGCCACTAGCCTTGCAGTGGCGCAAGCCCCCTGGAGCACCCACCCGGTTGACGCCTGATCAGCTTTGCCAGCTTGTTGAAGAACTTAATAAAGGAGCGGAGCATCAGGGTTTTGCGGGGGCAGTTTGGACCCGGCCTCGTATTAATGAAGTCATCCTAGCTAGCTAG
- a CDS encoding Wzz/FepE/Etk N-terminal domain-containing protein, with translation MNTNPLTIPYQAYEVEQPTNLRGLVMRYIRNWPWFLLSLALALGAAYVYLLYQQPVYAVQASVLVKDERKGISEQRLMKEMDNFTESKVVENEVEILKSYSLMDRVVKNLGLDVQYYQKTPTYKKQIYDESPIRLIVESPTSQLYKEKLEFTFVDAKTVKLNGEIYPVNQRINTPLGQLRIFARKPLNDKLDPVSVSVMPHTSTVEMYLAKLKVEPTGKLSTMLVLSMQEAVPDRGEAILNQLISEYNKEATVDKNNQASSTLNFIEDRLALISGELSNVEKEVESYKSTHGITDLSVQAEKFLTTVKDNDLQLNDVNMRLGALADVERYVQSHSGRKGVAPATLGLSEPILTSLLTKAAELELKRLAS, from the coding sequence ATGAATACAAACCCGCTGACTATCCCTTATCAAGCTTACGAAGTAGAACAACCAACCAACCTGCGAGGCCTGGTTATGCGGTATATACGCAACTGGCCCTGGTTTTTACTCTCACTAGCCCTGGCGTTAGGCGCTGCTTACGTATACTTGCTTTATCAACAGCCAGTCTATGCTGTACAGGCTAGTGTGCTGGTTAAAGACGAGAGAAAAGGCATTTCCGAACAACGATTGATGAAGGAAATGGACAACTTCACGGAAAGCAAAGTCGTGGAGAATGAAGTGGAAATCCTTAAGTCGTATTCTCTGATGGATCGGGTTGTAAAAAACCTGGGTCTTGATGTACAATATTATCAGAAAACACCCACCTATAAAAAACAGATTTACGACGAATCGCCGATCCGATTAATCGTTGAAAGTCCTACATCACAGCTTTATAAGGAGAAGCTTGAATTTACGTTTGTTGATGCAAAAACCGTCAAATTAAACGGGGAAATATACCCGGTAAATCAGCGCATTAATACGCCCCTCGGCCAGCTACGAATATTTGCCCGCAAGCCCCTTAACGACAAACTTGATCCTGTTTCTGTATCAGTAATGCCGCACACAAGTACGGTAGAAATGTATCTGGCGAAGCTAAAAGTTGAGCCAACAGGAAAGCTGTCCACAATGCTGGTATTAAGCATGCAGGAAGCGGTTCCCGATAGAGGTGAAGCCATATTAAACCAACTCATCAGCGAGTATAATAAAGAAGCGACTGTCGATAAAAATAATCAGGCAAGTAGTACTCTTAATTTTATTGAAGATAGACTGGCGCTGATCTCCGGCGAGTTGTCTAACGTCGAAAAAGAGGTTGAATCATATAAGTCAACGCACGGCATCACAGATTTGAGCGTACAGGCCGAAAAATTCTTGACGACAGTTAAGGACAATGATTTGCAACTCAATGACGTCAATATGCGTCTGGGAGCTTTAGCGGATGTTGAAAGATATGTTCAGAGTCATTCAGGACGGAAAGGTGTCGCCCCTGCAACCTTGGGATTAAGCGAGCCTATCTTAACAAGTTTGCTGACAAAAGCGGCTGAACTTGAATTAAAACGACTAGCTAGCTAG
- a CDS encoding IS1-like element transposase: protein MVLEAVSCKHCGQTQHVKRYGTTRAGTQRYRCFDCGRTFVQTYTHKARDPSVKEQITQMVLNGAGIRDTARILGVNRNTVSAQFKKLAS, encoded by the coding sequence ATGGTCTTAGAAGCAGTTTCCTGTAAGCATTGTGGGCAAACCCAACACGTCAAACGCTATGGTACTACCCGTGCAGGCACCCAACGCTACCGATGCTTTGACTGCGGTCGAACTTTTGTCCAAACCTACACCCATAAGGCCCGGGATCCCTCGGTCAAAGAGCAGATCACTCAGATGGTCCTCAACGGAGCAGGCATACGCGATACCGCCCGTATCCTAGGCGTCAATCGAAACACCGTCAGCGCTCAGTTTAAAAAACTAGCTAGCTAG
- a CDS encoding DUF7010 family protein → MQVNHPIDSITAAQTNLRSTYRNGATGVLVSGIVWLTAAGVIYYFSTKQGIWALLVGGALIHPISTLINKMMGLKATTNQDNPLTGLAMEGTIWMLMTIPIAYGLSLLRPEWFFQGMLLIIGGRYLTFRTLYGNNLFWLLGGLLGLSAYGLFTSNMPSLVTTLTGGFIEVCFGLILFYDSPSGKQGRW, encoded by the coding sequence ATGCAAGTCAACCACCCAATTGATTCCATAACAGCCGCGCAAACCAACTTAAGAAGCACTTACCGAAATGGCGCGACAGGGGTACTCGTTTCGGGGATCGTATGGCTCACCGCGGCTGGTGTTATTTACTACTTTTCAACCAAACAGGGGATCTGGGCACTCCTCGTTGGTGGTGCCCTCATTCACCCAATAAGCACCCTGATTAATAAAATGATGGGTCTAAAAGCGACTACCAACCAAGACAACCCGTTGACTGGCCTGGCGATGGAGGGAACCATTTGGATGCTCATGACAATCCCGATAGCGTATGGCCTCTCACTACTACGGCCAGAATGGTTTTTCCAAGGCATGTTATTGATCATCGGCGGCCGGTACTTGACGTTTCGCACGCTGTATGGCAACAACCTATTCTGGTTACTAGGTGGTCTATTAGGTTTATCGGCTTATGGTTTATTTACCTCCAACATGCCATCGTTGGTCACTACGCTCACCGGTGGATTCATCGAAGTCTGTTTTGGCCTTATTCTTTTTTATGATTCTCCTTCAGGAAAACAGGGGCGTTGGTAA
- a CDS encoding ISAon1 family transposase N-terminal region protein: MESFLPIIQFLLPEFILENFELTSIDRLQGVFHVHIEEKNADQRDPERKNLLSKGFFPTITVQDFPIRGHQVFLHTS, translated from the coding sequence TTGGAGAGTTTCTTACCCATCATCCAGTTCCTGTTGCCTGAGTTTATTCTGGAAAATTTCGAATTGACATCCATTGACCGGCTCCAGGGCGTCTTTCACGTTCATATCGAAGAGAAAAATGCCGATCAGCGGGATCCGGAACGTAAAAACCTACTCTCCAAAGGTTTCTTTCCGACTATCACGGTTCAAGATTTCCCCATTCGTGGGCACCAGGTTTTCCTCCACACTAGCTAG
- a CDS encoding ISAon1 family transposase N-terminal region protein: MESFLPIIQFLLPEFILENFELTSIDRLQGVFHVHIEEKNADQRDPERKNLLSKGFFPTITVQDFPIRGHQVFLHLAS; the protein is encoded by the coding sequence TTGGAGAGTTTCTTACCCATCATCCAGTTCCTGTTGCCTGAGTTTATTCTGGAAAATTTCGAATTGACATCCATTGACCGGCTCCAGGGCGTCTTTCACGTTCATATCGAAGAGAAAAATGCCGATCAGCGGGATCCGGAACGTAAAAACCTACTCTCCAAAGGTTTCTTTCCGACTATCACGGTTCAAGATTTCCCCATTCGTGGGCACCAGGTTTTCCTCCACCTAGCTAGCTAG